A stretch of Cydia splendana chromosome 7, ilCydSple1.2, whole genome shotgun sequence DNA encodes these proteins:
- the LOC134792021 gene encoding peptide deformylase, mitochondrial-like, protein MTVTRKVLNWYARLSPSRGHVTPPYSHVVQIGDPRLRKVSEPVPPESIKTEQIQTIIKKLEVVINRYSSLGMSAPQIGVNMRIFAMQLTALEIKITSPDIVKSRGMTVVPYTVFINPSLKIVDYRKVSHAEGCESVRGFSAEVPRYKEVEISGLGPEGEPKSEKFKDWPARIAQHELDHLDGKLYTDIMDRKTLCCTCWEEVNVSQGKLAIPFTPE, encoded by the exons ATGACTGTAACTAGAAAAGTGCTCAACTGGTACGCCAGGCTATCTCCAAGCCGTGGCCATGTCACTCCTCCTTACAGTCACGTCGTACAGATCGGGGATCCTAGATTACGTAAAGTTTCTGAGCCGGTGCCGCCTGAATCAATCAAAACTGAGCAGATTCAGACAATAATTAAGAAGCTAGAAGTAGTAATAAACAGATACAGCAGCCTGGGGATGTCAGCGCCTCAAATTGGCGTGAATATGAGGATATTTGCTATGCAGTTAACTGCGCTAGAAATTAAGATTACGAGTCCAGATATTGTCAAATCCCGTGGTATGACTGTAGTACCGTATACT GTGTTTATCAATCCATCATTGAAAATAGTTGACTATCGCAAAGTTTCTCATGCTGAGGGTTGTGAAAGTGTGAGAGGATTCTCTGCAGAAGTTCCTAGATACAAAGAAGTTGAAATTTCAG GTCTTGGTCCTGAAGGTGAGCCAAAATCAGAAAAGTTTAAAGACTGGCCGGCCAGAATAGCACAGCATGAGTTGGACCACCTAGACGGCAAACTGTACACAGACATCATGGACAGGAAGACACTCTGTTGCACTTGTTGGGAGGAAGTTAACGTGTCGCAGGGCAAACTGGCAATACCATTTACACCAGAATAA
- the LOC134792012 gene encoding 3-hydroxyisobutyryl-CoA hydrolase, mitochondrial isoform X2: MFKLRIKLSNALALKRMMSTQESDVLFETLNNAGVITLNRPKALNSLNTSMVTKLLPQLQEWENTKTCVIVKGAGDKAFCAGGDIKLAIDKVEGPIFFHTEYNVNYLIGKYKIPYIAIINGITMGGGLGLSVHGRYRVTTEKTLIAMPETKIGLFPDVGGSYFLPRLQVNLGLYLGLTGDRLKGKDVVKSGIATHFVPSSRLYELETLLSRCTNENEIQALLTKFHEPAEEFSLAENIKHINYCFAAGSVEEIIERLQKVNNDWSNKTLKTLHSVCPGSLKITLRALQRGAQLELGQCLKMEYRVACRSTENHDFPEGVRALLIDKDNNPKWKPATLAEVTDDYVEEFFKKLPEDRELKFFDFDSKL; this comes from the exons ATGTTTAAATTAAGAATCAAACTATCAAACGCTCTAGCTCTCAAGCGCATGATGTCAACACAAGAATCAGACGTACTATTTGAAACACTGAACAATGCAGGCGTCATAACACTAAACCGCCCCAAAGCTCTAAACTCCCTAAACACATCCATGGTGACAAAACTTTTACCGCAGCTTCAAGAATGGGAGAACACGAAAACCTGTGTCATAGTCAAAGGAGCGGGGGATAAAGCTTTCTGTGCAGGCGGTGATATTAAATTAGCTATAGATAAAGTAGAAGGACCAATCTTCTTTCATACAGAATATAACGTAAACTACTTAATTGGGAAATATAAGATTCCTTACATAGCGATTATCAACGGTATCACCATGGGAGGCGGTCTAGGGTTATCGGTGCATGGACGGTACAGGGTGACGACGGAGAAGACACTCATAGCTATGCCGGAGACGAAGATTGGGCTGTTCCCGGATGTTGGAGGATCATATTTTTTGCCGAGGTTACAGGTCAATTTAGGATTGTATTTGGGATTAACAG GCGACAGACTAAAAGGCAAAGATGTGGTCAAATCCGGAATAGCCACCCACTTCGTCCCATCCTCCCGTCTCTACGAGCTAGAAACACTCCTCTCCCGGTGCACCAACGAGAATGAGATACAAGCGTTGCTAACCAAGTTCCATGAGCCCGCTGAAGAGTTTTCTCTAGCGGAGAATATCAAGCATATAAATTATTGCTTCGCTGCTGGTAGTGTAGAGGAAATTATTGAGAGGCTGCAGAAAGTTAATAATGATTGGTCTAATAAAACGTTGAAG ACGCTTCACTCCGTATGTCCTGGCTCCCTGAAAATCACACTGCGTGCGCTGCAGCGCGGCGCTCAACTAGAACTGGGGCAGTGCCTCAAGATGGAGTACCGAGTGGCCTGCCGCAGCACTGAGAACCACGACTTTCCTGAAg GTGTCCGCGCCCTCCTGATCGATAAGGACAACAACCCCAAATGGAAGCCCGCGACCCTCGCTGAAGTCACCGACGACTACGTTGAAGAGTTCTTCAAGAAACTGCCAGAAGATAGAGAGCTCAAGTTCTTCGACTTTGACTCTAAACTGTAA